The region TAGATCGCGTGCGCCATGCCGGTCGTATAGTCCACCTGTACAAAGTTTGAGACAAGGCCGGTGGAGACGATGATGCTGAGGATCACCTCGGAGAGCTCGTAGGTGACGCGTCCGGCGCGGCAGTCCGCGAGGGCCTTTTCGCCCCAGCGCAGGATCGGCGCGGAGCACATGGGGCTGAGAGCGATGCCCATGGCGTCGGAATGCGATGGTGTGTCTCCGCGGGAGGAGATCGTACACTCATAACACTTGGCCATCGTGTCGCCCATCCCGGCCCAGAGGTAACGGTCGGGAGCGTCGGCGATGATCTGCGTGTCGATAAAGATATGGCTGGGTGGCACCTTGGAGAAGGAATAGTCCCGCAGGCTCCCGTCCGGGTTATAGACTATCCCCAGGCTTGTGCACGAGGCGCAGGTCGAGGCGATGGTGGGGAAGGTGAAGAAGGGCCGTCCCGTGCGGTGCGCCAGCACCTTGCACGTGTCGATGGCTTTGCCGCCTCCGACCGCGAAGAGCATGTCTGCCTCCCGCACCTGCGGTTCCAGCATGTCCACGTTCTCATAACTGCATTCGCCGCCATACCAGAAACAGCCTAAAGATTCGATGGATGAACCGTCGATGGCCCGGAGTATTTTATCCCGCGCGGCGGCAAGCGCCTGCTTCCCGCCGATGATCGCGGTCTTCTTTCCATATTGGGCGCAGATGTTCACGATATCGTCATAGGCGTCGGTCCCGATGGTATAGCCGGGAATTAATGTTCTT is a window of Cloacibacillus sp. DNA encoding:
- a CDS encoding iron-containing alcohol dehydrogenase family protein, with product MERTLIPGYTIGTDAYDDIVNICAQYGKKTAIIGGKQALAAARDKILRAIDGSSIESLGCFWYGGECSYENVDMLEPQVREADMLFAVGGGKAIDTCKVLAHRTGRPFFTFPTIASTCASCTSLGIVYNPDGSLRDYSFSKVPPSHIFIDTQIIADAPDRYLWAGMGDTMAKCYECTISSRGDTPSHSDAMGIALSPMCSAPILRWGEKALADCRAGRVTYELSEVILSIIVSTGLVSNFVQVDYTTGMAHAIYNGFTVLPSTEANHHLHGEVVSFGILAMLTADGQFDERDKVLRFSRSIGLPTHLADIHASPADLPAVAEKALAGIDVRKYPYEVTKDMIISGIMELDEYSGRTK